The genomic region TGTTACGGCGATCACCGTCTCAAATTTTCTGCCCTTAAAGAATAAGGTGAAGCTACGTGTAGATGGCTCGAGGGGATCTGGCCTCTTATGCTGATCACCTCAAGGTCTAGGAGGATCTTAAGTGTCGGATTTGCAAGGCGCCTCAGCATGAAATCTTAAGGCTCGTGACATTCTGAATCAAGGCGACTGACTCAAACGAAGAAACCTGAAAGGTTTTGACCAGGTTGATTATTAAGATATTAACAGTTGATAGAAATAGCAACAAATTGTAATATACACCTATACATTTATTCTAGCGttaaagtttaaagaaaactggCGTAACATTCTGTTCTTTGCTAACAAGAGCTACACAAAAGTGAACTGGCGAAGCAACTCCGACGCTCTGGCCCCACACATACCTGCTCCTCCTTCGGCGACTATAGCGGTGACAATCATAAGCATAGTGGCCTTTCTCACCACACTCATAGCATCTGTCGTTAGGGTCAAAGGGGCGCCGTGCAGGAGGCCTGTCATAACGGGAGCGACGAGGCATCCCTGTTGACACTTCCACTCTAACTCTGGAGCCACATATCACCCTGCAACAAGTCCACCATGCCTCCAAGTTAATCATTACTGTTTATGGCAGAACTACAAAAAGCAGAACCAGAGAGAAGACACGATTCTTTCTCTGGTTTTAAAACCGTCTGTAGCTCCTGCAAACGTTTGAAATGCACACGTACTTCCCATCAAGTCCACGGACAGCATCTTCAGCATCCCTCGGGTCTTCAAACTCCACGAAGGCAAACCCCGGCGGGTTCCTCGCGATCCACACGGTTCTCAGGGGCCCGTAGTAGCTGAAGGCTCTCTCCAGCTCGCCTTTGCCCGCGCCCGTGCCCAGGTTCCCCACGTACACCTTGGTCTCTGTTGGGAGCGAAGCGGGTATCAGCGCTGGAGTAAACGCGGGCTCAGGCAGCGCGCGGAAGCGGcaccgccgccccgccccccgcggaCGCCGCCATCTTGTTCGCGCGGCCCTCTCCCGCCTTCACCATGAGCGGCCGCACGCGCGGGCGCGCCCCCTCCCCCACGGCCGCTGACGCAAAATGGCGGCGGCGACGACAACGGCAGCAGTGGCCACCTCGCCTGCCTCCCCCCCTCAACGACCGCCagccgctccgctccccgcgGTAATCACCCCTTCCGCAAGCCTCCCTCACCCTCCCCTCCGCGCAGCCGCCCGCCGCTCGCGACGCCATGGGCGCTCACCGCCTCCATAGCGGCCGTAACGCGACATCCTAACGGCTCCGCCAACCGCCTCTCCGCGCGCACGCGCCACCGCCCGcgcctgccccctgccctcctctccctcctcccccaggcGGCGCGGGGCTGCGGCGTGAGGCGGCGCGCATGCGCGCGGTGAGGGTGGGGGTGGCGGGTGCCTGTTGCCGCGGCGACGGCGGGGTGCGGGCCCGGGGGGGGTGGGCGACTGCGGGGGCTGCCCGGTGACTGCTGCGCCACTTGGCGGAGCGTACGGCAGCGCCGGGAAGCTGCCCGCGGGACGGAGGCCTGCAGCGCCGAGGAGCGCCGCAGCCTTGTGCCGGTCCTCCTGAACCCGGGTGTTGTAGGGGTGGGAAAGCGGTGCCCCGCGATGCAGGATAAATAGGATGGCATTTTCCATGAGTATCCGTGATGCAGGGTAAATGCAAGGTGACAGGCTGGGTGGTTCAGAACGATTACATGAATGAGTTGGCAACACTGGAgcgaaaaaaacccaaaacagtaGGGACTGAGACTAGCAAGAATTAAAACTGAAGATGTTGGCAGTATTTTGCTCAAAACAAATGGCACTCCAGTCTGAGATCCAGAAGGGGACCAGTTCGGAAGTTATTTAGACCGTAAACAACTAAAATGTGTTACACATCTAAATATGTAAAACCAAACCCCATTCCTTCTTTCCATCACCTTTCTTTCTAACAGAAGCTAAGATTTCCCATTGTGTTGCTTGCTCTTACAGTGAAAACAACTAGATTTGCTAATCCCTGCTTTCTAATAAAGTATAACTCTGGAAGAAAACTAGCTGAATACAGCAGCATAAGCCATTCATAAACAATCCCCGTAGCACTGTGGAAgttgaaatgtcattttaaaaaaaggaaattaccTCCTTAAACCTGCAAAATAAGACTATCTCATTTTATACCCTTGATGTTTTTTCTCTTACGCCCACAAAATTATTGCATGCTTGCTTTCACTTAAATTACTGAAACGATGGTAGCTTGCTTGCTTCATCCATAGGAAGCTTTTCATTAGCAGTGTTAAAATAGAGCAGCTTTCTGGGGGGAGGTAATCAAGTTTCTCACCTTCACAgctgcacaggaaaagcttGTAAAGGCAAGTCAAAAACAGGGAGCAACGATATTTTAGGGGTTATCTGTACCTGTTTATGCACACGGATTGCTTGAAGAGGCTTGAGCCGTGATTTTGTATACGCAAGCTAGCAATCTCGCGGCCCTAGCAGGACCATCGGCAAACCCAATTGAGTTTAAGCGAGGCAGAAGGCACAACACCAGCTGGTTTGAAGTGCTACACGCCCTGCACCCTTGTTCTGCAATCTGGCCTTATATATATAAACCtatatatataatttacatGCACAGTCGTATTTAGAAAACACTCCCGATCTGAGTACTTCCCTGCCTCGGAAGCCTCAAATTTCGTGCTT from Phalacrocorax carbo chromosome 3, bPhaCar2.1, whole genome shotgun sequence harbors:
- the LOC104049009 gene encoding serine/arginine-rich splicing factor 7; translated protein: MSRYGRYGGETKVYVGNLGTGAGKGELERAFSYYGPLRTVWIARNPPGFAFVEFEDPRDAEDAVRGLDGKVICGSRVRVEVSTGMPRRSRYDRPPARRPFDPNDRCYECGEKGHYAYDCHRYSRRRRSRSRSRSRSRSRGRRYSRSRSRSRGRRSRSASYRRSRSVSPRRSRSVSPRRSRSGSLKRSRSRSRSRSRSRSVTWPRSRSRSHGRSKSGSPAKSRSKSRSPSPKRSRSPSGSPQRSASPERMD